In Phragmites australis chromosome 17, lpPhrAust1.1, whole genome shotgun sequence, the following are encoded in one genomic region:
- the LOC133896928 gene encoding chaperone protein dnaJ 20, chloroplastic-like, with product MLCFPTAGAAALPDVCPPLRRAESTALFLELRRAYETLSDPVRRVRYYADLRTVGEPARPGVEFKRDVWESQLCVLRTRSERRQRERSGRGRRSDWARA from the coding sequence ATGTTGTGCTTTCCTACGGCTGGCGCTGCGGCACTACCCGACGTGTGCCCTCCGTTGCGGCGGGCCGAGTCCACGGCGCTCTTCCTGGAGCTGCGGCGCGCCTACGAGACGCTCTCCGACCCGGTGCGGCGGGTGCGCTACTACGCCGACCTGAGGACAGTCGGGGAGCCGGCGAGGCCGGGCGTTGAGTTCAAGAGGGACGTGTGGGAGTCCCAGCTGTGCGTGCTACGGACGCGCTCCGAACGGCGCCAGAGGGAGAGGAGCGGCCGCGGGCGCCGGTCTGATTGGGCGCGCGCATGA